A single window of Falco rusticolus isolate bFalRus1 chromosome 6, bFalRus1.pri, whole genome shotgun sequence DNA harbors:
- the HTR1E gene encoding 5-hydroxytryptamine receptor 1E has product MNFTNCTTEANVAAKPKTVTEKMLVTLTLATITTLTMLLNSAVIAAISTTKKLHQPANYLICSLAVTDLLVAVLVMPLSITYIMIDKWTLGYFICEIWLSVDMTCCTCSILHLCVIALDRYWAITDAIEYARKRTAKRAGLMIVTVWTISIFISMPPLFWRNHHSVNIPSECRIQHDHVIYTIYSTFGAFYIPLTLILILYYRIYHAAKSLYQKRGSSRHLSNRSTDSQNSFASCKLTQTFCVSDFSTSDPTTEFDKINASVRIPPFENDLDLAGDRQQISTTRERKAARILGLILGAFILSWLPFFIKELLVGLHVCTVSPEVADFLTWLGYVNSLINPLLYTSFNEDFKLAFRKLIRCREHT; this is encoded by the coding sequence ATGAATTTCACAAATTGTACTACTGAAGCCAACGTGGCTGCAAAGCCTAAAACAGTAACTGAAAAGATGCTTGTTACCCTGACCTTGGCCACAATTACAACCTTGACTATGCTGCTGAATTCTGCTGTAATTGCAGCAATCTCCACAACCAAGAAGCTCCACCAGCCGGCAAATTATTTAATATGTTCACTAGCTGTGACAGATCTCCTAGTTGCTGTTCTCGTCATGCCCTTGAGCATCACTTACATAATGATAGATAAATGGACTTTGGGATACTTCATCTGTGAGATCTGGCTTAGCGTCGACATGACCTGTTGCACGTGTTCAATCCTTCATCTGTGTGTCATTGCTCTGGACAGGTACTGGGCAATCACAGATGCTATCGAATACGCTAGAAAAAGAACGGCAAAAAGAGCTGGGCTAATGATAGTCACTGTGTGGACTATCTCCATTTTCATATCAATGCCCCCTTTGTTTTGGAGGAATCACCACAGCGTCAATATTCCCAGTGAGTGTCGCATTCAGCATGACCACGTCATCTACACTATTTATTCCACATTTGGGGCATTTTACATCCCCTTGACTTTGATCCTGATCCTGTACTACAGAATTTACCATGCTGCAAAGAGCCTTTACCAAAAGCGGGGTTCCAGCCGCCACCTCAGCAACAGGAGCACCGACAGCCAGAACTCCTTTGCCAGCTGCAAGCTCACACAGACATTCTGCGTCTCGGACTTCTCCACGTCTGACCCAACCACAGAGTTCGATAAAATCAATGCATCCGTGAGGATCCCTCCTTTTGAGAATGACTTAGACCTGGCTGGTGACCGGCAGCAGATCTCCACAACACGAGAACGAAAGGCTGCTCGCATTTTGGGGCTGATTTTAGGTGCTTTCATTTTATCCTGGTTGCCCTTTTTCATCAAGGAGCTGCTTGTGGGCCTCCACGTTTGCACTGTTTCTCCAGAAGTAGCGGACTTCTTGACCTGGCTTGGATATGTCAACTCCCTTATCAACCCTTTGCTGTACACTAGCTTTAATGAAGACTTCAAGCTGGCCTTTAGAAAGCTCATCAGGTGTCGAGAACATACTTAG